The Capsicum annuum cultivar UCD-10X-F1 chromosome 3, UCD10Xv1.1, whole genome shotgun sequence genomic sequence AGGCTGCTCATAGCAGCAGAATATCCAAAAAGTGCTAATGGCAAGCAGAAGAAGACTTTAAGAAGGATGGCTAATCACATCTTTCTCAATAAGGAAATCTTGTATAGGAGGACTCCAGACTTGGGATTGTTATGATGTGTCGATGCCTCGGAAGCCACGAGATTGTTGGAAGAAATACACGTAGGAACTTGTGGATCTCACATGAACGGTTTCATGTAGGTAAAGAAAATTTTATGAGCTGGATAAATTTGGATGACCATAGAGAGGGATAGCATCTGATATGTGCAAAAATGTCGCTAATATCAAGTTCATGGAGACTTTAGATGAGTTTCGCCAAATGAGCTCAATGTGATGGGTTCTCCTTGGCCATTTGccgcttggggcatggatgttattAGGCCCATAAATCCTTCTGCCTCCAATGGACACCATTTTATTTTGGTCGCTATCGATTACTTCACGAAGTGGTTTGAGGCCTCAACATATAAGTCTATAACCAAGAAGGTGGTAGCAGAATTCGTTCATAACAACTTAGTCTGTCGGTTTGGAATCCCAAAGTCAATCATAACAGATAATGGAGCCAATCTTAATAGTGACCTAATGAGAGAAATTTGTGAAAGGTTTAAGATCTCTCATCGAAATTCCACGACGTATCAACCACAAAtgaatgtagttgttgaagtCGGAAACAAGAATATTAAGAGGATCTTGAGGAAGATAGTACACGGCAATAGAGAGTGGCATGAGAAGCTGTTGTATGCTTTGCTCGGATATCGCACCACAAGTAGAGCTTCTACTGTGGAAACTCCCTACATGTTGGATTATGGTTCGGAAG encodes the following:
- the LOC124896701 gene encoding uncharacterized protein K02A2.6-like — translated: MGSPWPFAAWGMDVIRPINPSASNGHHFILVAIDYFTKWFEASTYKSITKKVVAEFVHNNLVCRFGIPKSIITDNGANLNSDLMREICERFKISHRNSTTYQPQMNVVVEVGNKNIKRILRKIVHGNREWHEKLLYALLGYRTTSRASTVETPYMLDYGSEAVIR